In Marinitoga sp. 1197, the following proteins share a genomic window:
- a CDS encoding ISL3 family transposase, whose product MDKKYEKSSIQGIQCFINGIKLDIVAVENAIKYEYSNGLAEGKINKIKLIKRMMYGRCKFETLKNKILLIEHN is encoded by the coding sequence TTGGATAAAAAATATGAAAAAAGTTCTATTCAAGGGATACAGTGTTTCATAAATGGAATAAAACTAGACATAGTAGCAGTAGAAAACGCAATAAAATATGAATATAGTAATGGCTTAGCAGAGGGAAAAATAAACAAAATAAAATTAATAAAAAGAATGATGTATGGAAGATGTAAATTTGAAACATTAAAAAATAAAATTCTGTTGATTGAACATAATTAA
- a CDS encoding polysialyltransferase family glycosyltransferase: protein MKKILYINYLSEHINYLTKEIIKSFIKKRIQHNVLVFDSIEKKTLPFKKNYLEIATVFDINYFKTKSLRKILTNLSPDLIIMYDDAFLMNSKIITTARKLNIKTLYIQHGIYPSGKIGKTSKYIIKSFKDKFLRYKEYFKFYFNNVSFKELLKNRSLNRILKMFFSTESITPSIISEETHADYGAVFGKFYKNLIVSKKGYDSSKVRIVGNPDNKKINIFYNEKSQNILYLHQPLVEANIIDKNEFIHMAKYMIKFVTNNKKNLLIKPHPSSDIKSLKEIFNTRNIVFIDSLEEISDIDIYVVFSHFSTLMFYFVLKKIPVFSLYLDSLNKFYNMEELNIIRKVIPKDIENLNYKYFDEQYLENLKNQLLYYINYEKNFYEEINKFIINIMNLPV, encoded by the coding sequence ATGAAAAAAATTTTATACATAAATTACTTATCCGAACATATAAATTATTTAACTAAAGAAATAATAAAATCTTTTATAAAGAAAAGAATACAACATAATGTACTTGTTTTTGATTCTATTGAAAAAAAAACTTTACCATTTAAAAAAAATTATTTAGAAATAGCAACTGTTTTTGATATAAATTATTTTAAAACAAAAAGTTTGAGAAAAATACTTACTAATTTATCGCCTGATTTAATAATAATGTATGATGATGCATTTTTGATGAATTCTAAAATAATAACTACTGCTAGAAAATTAAATATAAAAACTTTATATATTCAACATGGAATATATCCTTCTGGTAAGATAGGTAAAACCTCAAAATATATTATAAAGTCATTTAAAGATAAATTTTTAAGATATAAAGAATATTTTAAATTTTATTTTAATAATGTATCTTTTAAAGAATTATTAAAAAATAGATCTTTAAATCGAATATTAAAGATGTTTTTTTCTACTGAAAGCATTACTCCTAGTATAATAAGCGAAGAGACACATGCAGATTATGGGGCTGTTTTTGGAAAATTTTATAAGAATCTTATTGTTTCTAAAAAAGGATACGACTCTTCTAAAGTAAGAATCGTTGGAAATCCAGATAATAAAAAGATAAATATTTTTTATAATGAAAAATCACAAAATATTTTATATTTACATCAACCTCTAGTAGAGGCAAATATTATAGACAAAAATGAATTTATCCATATGGCAAAATATATGATTAAATTTGTAACAAACAATAAGAAAAATCTTCTTATAAAGCCACATCCAAGCTCGGATATAAAAAGCCTTAAAGAAATTTTTAATACAAGAAATATTGTATTTATTGATAGTTTAGAAGAAATTTCTGATATAGATATATATGTTGTATTTTCCCATTTTAGTACTTTAATGTTTTATTTTGTACTAAAAAAAATACCTGTTTTTTCTTTATATTTAGATTCATTAAATAAATTTTATAATATGGAAGAATTAAATATAATACGAAAGGTTATACCAAAAGATATAGAAAATTTAAATTATAAATATTTTGATGAACAATATTTAGAAAACTTGAAAAATCAATTATTATATTATATAAATTATGAGAAGAATTTTTATGAAGAAATAAATAAATTTATAATTAATATAATGAATTTACCAGTTTAA